In the Afipia sp. GAS231 genome, GGCACCCGCGTGCTGTTCAAGACCGATGGCGACAACATCAAGAAGTATTTCTTGCCGAACGCCTGATCGCGCACGCGGTCCAAATTAGCCGAGCCGCGTTCGCGCGGCGATCCGTCACCCATTTAAAATTCAAGGATAGCAGTCATGTCTCGCGTCAAACGCGGTGTGACCTCTCACGCCAGGCACAAGAAAGTCTACAAGGCCGCCAAGGGTTTCCGCGGCCGCCGCAAGAACACCATCCGCGCCGCCAAGGCCGCGGTCGAGAAGGCCGGGCAATATGCCTTCCGCGATCGCAAGCGCAAGAAGCGCACCTTCCGCGCGCTCTGGATCCAGCGCATCAACGCGGCCGTCCGTCCGTTCGGCATGACCTACAGCGTGTTTATCAACGGGCTGTCGAAGTCGGGCATCCTGGTCGACCGCAAGGTGCTGTCGGATCTCGCTATTGCCGAACCGGCGGCGTTCCAGGCGATCGCCGAGAAGGCCAAGGCCGCGCTCGCGGCCTGAGGGCGGCGCTCCCTTTGGGGCACAAGCGAAACTTTTGGAGTCGTCATGGCCGGGCTTGTCCCGGCCATCCACGTCTTCTCACTCGCAAACGCCGTAAGACGTGGATGCCCGGGACAAGCCCGGGCATGACGGACTAGGAGCGCCGGCTTAGCATCCTAGTCAAAAGGGATTGCCATGACCGACCTTGCAACACTCGAACAGACCATTCTCAGCCAGATCGTCGCAGCCTCCGACGAGGCCGCGCTCGAAGCGGTGCGCGTTGCGGCGCTAGGCAAGAAAGGCTCGATCTCCGCGCTGCTCTCAACGCTCGGCAAGATGTCGCCGGACGAACGCAAGACGCAGGGTGCCGCGATCAACCTCGCCAAGGACAAAGTGACGGAAGCGCTGACCGCGCGCCGCGACATCCTGAAATCGGCGGCGCTCGATGCGCGGCTTGCTTCCGAGACCATCGACGTCACGCTGCCGCTGCGCGAAGCCCCGGCCGAAGCCGGACGCATCCATCCGCTGAGCCAGGTATTCGAAGAGGTCAACACGATCTTCGCCGACATGGGTTTTGCCATCGCCGAAGGCCCGGATATCGAGACCGACGATTACAATTTCACCAAACTGAATTTCCCCGAAGGCCATCCGGCGCGGGAAATGCACGACACCTTCTTCTTCAATCCGAAGGAAGACGGTTCGCGGATGCTGTTGCGCACCCACACCTCGCCGGTGCAGGTGCGCACGATGCTGAGCCAGAAGCCGCCGATCCGCGTGATCTGCCCGGGCCGCACCTATCGCATCGATTCCGACGCGACGCATACGCCGCAGTTTCACCAGGTCGAGGGCCTCGTCATCGACAAGGGTTCGCATCTCGGCCATCTCAAATGGATCCTGCACGAGTTCTGCAAGGCGTTCTTCGAGGTCGACCACATCAACATGCGGTTCCGGCCGTCGTTCTTCCCGTTCACCGAGCCATCGCTCGAGGTCGACATCCAGTGCCGCCGCGACAAGGGCGAAATTCGCTTCGGCGAAGGCGAGGACTGGCTGGAGATTCTCGGCTGCGGCATGGTGCACCCGAACGTGCTGCGCGCCTGCGGCATCGATCCCGATGTCTATCAGGGCTTTGCCTGGGGCATGGGCATCGATCGCATCGCGATGCTCAAGTATGGCATGTCGGATCTGCGGCAGTTGTTCGAAAATGACGTGCGCTGGCTCGCGCATTACGGCTTCAAGCCGCTCGACGTCCCGACCTTGGCCGGAGGCCTGAGCACGTGAGTGCCGTCCCTGCGAAATATCAGGGTCTGCGGTCGTTCGCGTTCGGCGACGGGCCGGCGTTGGCCGACGAACTGCTCGACCTTGTCGTTCGCGAAGTGAAGACGGCGACCTGTTCCACCGAGGACGAGCCCAACACGTCGACCCCGGGCGAATGCTGGATCGTGCTCGACGGACGCGGCGTGCCGGCCTGCGTGATCGAAACCCTCGAAGTGACCTACCGCCGCTACAACGAAGTCGACGCCGCCTTTGCCTATGAAGAAGGCGAAGGCGACCGCAGCCTCCGCTACTGGCGCGAAGCGCATCGCAACTATTTCGGACGGCTGGGCCGCTTCAGCGAAGACATGATGCTGATGTGCGAACGTTTCCGTCTGGTCGAGGTTTTTGCGGAGCAGGCGTCATGAGCGGCGCGGCGCATCTCAGCACTGTTTACGCGGAGAGAGCCCCCTCCCTAGCCCTCCCCTGCAAGGGCGGAGGGAATGGTGAGGACGGCGCAAGTATCAAAGAGAACAACAGCAATATCCGAGGCCAGTCATGAAATTCACGCTCTCCTGGCTGAAGGAACATCTCGAGACCGACGAGCCGCTGGAAAAGCTGGCCGAAAAGCTCACCATGATCGGGCTCGAGGTCGAGCATATCGAGGACAAGGCCAAGGCGCTTTCGCCGTTTTCGATCGCGCGCGTCATCTCGGCCGAGCAGCATCCGAATGCGGATCGCTTGCGCGTCTGCATGGTCGATACCGGCGACGGCGGCGCGCCGGTGCAGGTGGTGTGCGGCGCGCCGAATGCGCGCGCCGGTCTCGTCAGCGTGTTCTCGCCGCCCGGCACCTTCATTCCGGGCAAGAACATCACGCTTGGCGTCGGCACGATCCGAGGCGTCGAAAGCCGCGGCATGCTGTGCTCGGCGGCCGAGTTGCAGATTTCCGAAGACCATGACGGCATCATGGAGCTGCCGGCCGATGCACCGATCGGAGCTGGTTACGCGCAATGGGCCGGCCTCGGCGATCCCATGCTCGAAATCAACCTGACGCCCAACCGTCAGGACTGCACCGGCGTGCACGGCATCGCGCGCGATCTTTCCGCCGCCGACATGGGCAAGTTCAAAGACCACGGCATCAAACCGATCAAGGGTGAATTCCCCTGCCCGGTGCAGGTCAAGGTCGAGGACGCCACGCTGTGTCCGGGCTTTGCGCTGCGGCTGGTCCGCGGCGTCAAGAACGGACCTTCGCCGGAGTGGCTGCAGAAGCGCCTGACCTCGATCGGGCTGCGCCCGATCAACGCGCTGGTCGATATCACCAACTTCATGACCTACGACCGCGCCCGGCCGCTGCATGTGTTCGACGCCAAAAAGGTGACGGGCAATCTCACCGTGCGACGCGCCAAAGACGGCGAGACGCTGCTGGCGCTCGACGGCCGCACCTACACGCTCGACAGCGGCGTCTGCGTCATCGCCGACGACCACGGCGTCGAATCGCTCGCCGGCATCATGGGCGGCGAGGCTTCCGGCTGCGACGAGAACACCACGGACGTGCTGATCGAATCCGCGCTGTGGAACGAGATCAACATCGCCCAAAGCGGCCGCAAGCTCGGCATCAATTCGGACGCACGTTATCGCTTCGAGCGCGGCATCGATCCGGCCTTCATGGTGCCGGGGCTGGAGATGGCCACCAAACTGGTGATGGAGATGTGCGGCGGCACGCCGTCCGAGAACGTCGTCGTCGGCAAGGCGTTTGGCGAGGATCGGGTGATCGAGTTTCCGCTGACCGAGGTCAAGCGGCTCGCCGGCATCGAGGTGCCATTCCCGGAAGTGAAACTGATCCTGGGCCGTCTCGGCTTCATGGTCGCCGGCTCTGGTCCGGTGGTGAAAATCGCGGTGCCGTCGTGGCGCACCGACATCAGCGGCAAGGCCGATATCGTCGAGGAAATCGTGCGCATCGTCGGCGTCGACAAGGTGCCGATGACCCCGTTCGAGCGTGGCGACGCGCCGCGCAAGCCGGTGCTGACCCAGATCCAGCTCCGCACCCGCCGCGCCAAGCGCGCACTCGCCGCGCGCGGCATGGTCGAGGCCGTGACGTGGTCGTTCATTTCAAAACCCGCGGCCGAATTGTTCGGCGGCGGACAGGCCGAACTCGCGGTGGCCAATCCGATCGCATCCGATTTGTCCGACATGCGGCCGAGCCTGCTGCCAGGCCTGGTTGCGGCCGCGCAGGCCAACGTCAATCGCGGCTTCGCCGATGTGGCGCTGTTCGAAGTCGGACAGGTATTCAAGGGTGACAAGCCCGAGGACCAGATGGTCGCGGCCTCAGGCGTGCGGCATGGTTTTGCGTCCTCGAAAGGCATGGGACGGCATTGGTCCGGCGCGGTCATGGCCGACGCACTCGATGCCAAGGCCGACGCGTTCGCGGTGCTCGCAGCGGCCGGCGCGCCGATGCAGGCGCTGCAGATCGTGTCGGGTGGGCCTTCATGGCTGCATCCCGGTCGTTCCGGCACCATCCAGATCGGCCCGCAAAACGTGCTCGGCTATTTCGGCGAATTGCACCCGCGCGCATTAGAGGCGCTTCGCGCAGATGGCCCGCTGATCGCCTTCGAGGTGACGCTAAATCGTATTCCCGACGCCAAGCAGCGGCCGACCCGCGCCAAGCCGGTGCTCGACCTCTCCGCCTTCCAGCCGGTGTCGCGCGACTTCGCGTTCATCGTCGATCGCAGCGTCAAGGCCGGCGATATCGTGCGCGCGGCGCAGGGCGTCGACAAGAAGCTGATCACGGATGTGACCGTGTTCGACGTCTACGAAGGCAAGGGCATCGACGACGGTAAAAAGTCGATCGCAATCGCCGTCACGATCCAGCCGCGCGAGAAGACGCTGACCGATCAGGAAATCGATGCAGTGGCGGCGAAGGTCGTGGCCGAAGTGACGAAGAAGACCGGCGGCCTGCTTCGGGCATGATCATGCCGAGCATGATGCCGAAAAGTGTAAGCGGTTTTCGGATAACATCATGCTCAAGATATAAAGCATGAATCTGACCAGCCTGATCCCCACCGACGTCAGCCTCAACGTGGCGATCGCGATCTGCGCGATCGCGCTCATCTCGGGCATCGCGCGCGGATTTTCCGGCTTCGGCTCAGCGCTGATTTTCATGCCGCTGGCAAGCTCGATCGCCGCTCCGCGGCTGGTCGCGGCGCTGCTCTTGATCATCGATTTCATCGGCTCAGCGCCGCTGATCCCGAATGCCTGGAAGCAGGCCGACCGCAAGGCGACCGCGATCATGGCGCTTGGCGCACTGGTCGGCGTCCCCATTGGAACCTGGTTGCTCAGCCGGCTCGAGCCGGTCACCACGCGCTGGATCATTTCAGCCTTCGTTCTTGCCTTGCTGCTGTTGTTGCTGTCCAGCTGGCGCTACCGCGGCAAGGATCACGC is a window encoding:
- the rplT gene encoding 50S ribosomal protein L20, coding for MSRVKRGVTSHARHKKVYKAAKGFRGRRKNTIRAAKAAVEKAGQYAFRDRKRKKRTFRALWIQRINAAVRPFGMTYSVFINGLSKSGILVDRKVLSDLAIAEPAAFQAIAEKAKAALAA
- the pheS gene encoding phenylalanine--tRNA ligase subunit alpha; translation: MTDLATLEQTILSQIVAASDEAALEAVRVAALGKKGSISALLSTLGKMSPDERKTQGAAINLAKDKVTEALTARRDILKSAALDARLASETIDVTLPLREAPAEAGRIHPLSQVFEEVNTIFADMGFAIAEGPDIETDDYNFTKLNFPEGHPAREMHDTFFFNPKEDGSRMLLRTHTSPVQVRTMLSQKPPIRVICPGRTYRIDSDATHTPQFHQVEGLVIDKGSHLGHLKWILHEFCKAFFEVDHINMRFRPSFFPFTEPSLEVDIQCRRDKGEIRFGEGEDWLEILGCGMVHPNVLRACGIDPDVYQGFAWGMGIDRIAMLKYGMSDLRQLFENDVRWLAHYGFKPLDVPTLAGGLST
- a CDS encoding ASCH domain-containing protein; protein product: MSAVPAKYQGLRSFAFGDGPALADELLDLVVREVKTATCSTEDEPNTSTPGECWIVLDGRGVPACVIETLEVTYRRYNEVDAAFAYEEGEGDRSLRYWREAHRNYFGRLGRFSEDMMLMCERFRLVEVFAEQAS
- the pheT gene encoding phenylalanine--tRNA ligase subunit beta → MKFTLSWLKEHLETDEPLEKLAEKLTMIGLEVEHIEDKAKALSPFSIARVISAEQHPNADRLRVCMVDTGDGGAPVQVVCGAPNARAGLVSVFSPPGTFIPGKNITLGVGTIRGVESRGMLCSAAELQISEDHDGIMELPADAPIGAGYAQWAGLGDPMLEINLTPNRQDCTGVHGIARDLSAADMGKFKDHGIKPIKGEFPCPVQVKVEDATLCPGFALRLVRGVKNGPSPEWLQKRLTSIGLRPINALVDITNFMTYDRARPLHVFDAKKVTGNLTVRRAKDGETLLALDGRTYTLDSGVCVIADDHGVESLAGIMGGEASGCDENTTDVLIESALWNEINIAQSGRKLGINSDARYRFERGIDPAFMVPGLEMATKLVMEMCGGTPSENVVVGKAFGEDRVIEFPLTEVKRLAGIEVPFPEVKLILGRLGFMVAGSGPVVKIAVPSWRTDISGKADIVEEIVRIVGVDKVPMTPFERGDAPRKPVLTQIQLRTRRAKRALAARGMVEAVTWSFISKPAAELFGGGQAELAVANPIASDLSDMRPSLLPGLVAAAQANVNRGFADVALFEVGQVFKGDKPEDQMVAASGVRHGFASSKGMGRHWSGAVMADALDAKADAFAVLAAAGAPMQALQIVSGGPSWLHPGRSGTIQIGPQNVLGYFGELHPRALEALRADGPLIAFEVTLNRIPDAKQRPTRAKPVLDLSAFQPVSRDFAFIVDRSVKAGDIVRAAQGVDKKLITDVTVFDVYEGKGIDDGKKSIAIAVTIQPREKTLTDQEIDAVAAKVVAEVTKKTGGLLRA
- a CDS encoding sulfite exporter TauE/SafE family protein, whose protein sequence is MNLTSLIPTDVSLNVAIAICAIALISGIARGFSGFGSALIFMPLASSIAAPRLVAALLLIIDFIGSAPLIPNAWKQADRKATAIMALGALVGVPIGTWLLSRLEPVTTRWIISAFVLALLLLLLSSWRYRGKDHAAISIGIGGLSGFCSGLAQTGGPPIVGYWLGRPIASVIQRANIVLFFAASDFFSLISYALSGLITMDSIRFSMVVGPVYAIGVGLGALLFGRASEKLFRAICYALIAAAVLIGLPALDGILRGR